Genomic segment of Sulfitobacter faviae:
CGGTGACGTAGTTCACGCTTAGATCCCGATCCGAAAGCCGCCACGACCATGCAACGGGGTTAAAGACGAAACCTTTGCGATCCACCGGCTCCAGCCCGGCGCGGCTCAGCAGCTCAAAGAGTTCATCTGGGGTGATGAACTTGTTCCAATCATGGGTGCCCTTGGGCAGCCAGCGCATCACATGCTCGGCCCCGACAATCGCCATCATAAAGGACTTTGGATTGCGGTTCAGGGTCGAACAGATGTGCAGCCCGCCGGGTTTCAGCAGGCGGCGACATGCGATCAGATAGTCGATGGGAGAGGCAACATGTTCGACCACCTCCATGTTCAGCACCACGTCGAACTTCTCACCAGCATCGGCCATATCTTCGGCGGTGGTGTGGCGGTAGTCGATCTCCAGCCCCGATTGCTGCGCGTGGATCTGCGCCACGGGGATGTTGCCTGCCGCGGCATCCGCGCCCACCACTTCGGCCCCAAGCCGCGCCATCGGTTCGGACAGCAACCCGCCGCCGCAGCCGATGTCTAGGATGCGCAACCCCTCGAAAGGGGCAGAGCCCGTCAGGTCGCGGTCGAACTCCCCCGCGATCTGGCTGGTGATATAGTCCAACCGGCAGGGGTTCAGCATGTGCAGC
This window contains:
- the ubiG gene encoding bifunctional 2-polyprenyl-6-hydroxyphenol methylase/3-demethylubiquinol 3-O-methyltransferase UbiG, translating into MQADQSTIDPAEIAKFEAMAAEWWDLNGKFKPLHMLNPCRLDYITSQIAGEFDRDLTGSAPFEGLRILDIGCGGGLLSEPMARLGAEVVGADAAAGNIPVAQIHAQQSGLEIDYRHTTAEDMADAGEKFDVVLNMEVVEHVASPIDYLIACRRLLKPGGLHICSTLNRNPKSFMMAIVGAEHVMRWLPKGTHDWNKFITPDELFELLSRAGLEPVDRKGFVFNPVAWSWRLSDRDLSVNYVTASLNPGLNPGSTDV